The genomic segment CGGCATACAGGTAACGTTGATATCTATACCCGGGGGCGAAAGTTTATCCATATCGATATAGAACCAACCCAGATAGGGCGCATCGTCAGCACCGATCTGGGCATAGTCGCAGATGCCAGGTTGGCACTGGCGGCGCTGCTGGAAGTTGCGAAAGCGAAAACCAGGAAAAGAATTCCCCGGGGCTGGGTAGCCGGGATACCGGAGCTCAGGGCACAAACCGAGCGCCGGCTGCAATTCGATAATGTTCCCATTAAGCCTCAGAGGGTGTTTCACGAAATAAACGAATTGTTGGGCGAAGACACGATTTTTACGGTCGGCTGCGGCGTTGTTCAGATATGGTCGGGGCAATTCCAGAAAATATGGCGGCCCAGGTACTACCTCCCCTCGGGGGGAGCGGGGACGCTGGGTTATGAAATCCCGGCGGCCGTAGGTGCCAAAATAGCGAATCCTGATGCCCGGGTTTGTGCCATCGTAGGTGACGGCGGCTTTACCTTTCAGGGCGAAGCCCTGGCCATGGCCTGCCAGTATGGTGTTCCAATTATAGTCGTAATAGTGAACAACGGCTACCTGGGCCTTATCCGCCAGAACCAGGCCCAGAATTATGGCTATGAATATGCCGTAGACCTGTGGTACGGCGACGGGAAAATAGATTTTGTCCGGGTTGCGGAAGGATACGGTGCCAGGGGAGAGAGGGTAACGCGACCGGAGGAGATAAAACCGGCGCTGGAAAGGGCAATGCACGCCGACATACCTTATGTGCTTGATATAATTGTAGAGAGAACAACACTTTGCTCCATGGGTACCAGCATTGACGCCATCCAGGAATACGAATAATAAACAGCCGGGAGGTGATCGTCCGGGAAATAATACGGGTACACCGGCCGTTATATTGTAAAAGTTACTTTGCACAGGAGGAATGTTTTTATGCCGAAGTTCGCCGCCAATTTAACGATGCTGTTTACCGAACTGCCCTTCCTGGAACGCTTTAATGCTGCCCGTAAAGCCGGGTTTAGAGCGGTGGAGTTCCTTTTCCCCTATGAATATGCCATAAACGACATCAAAAGTTTACTTATCGAAAATAACCTCCAGGCGGTACTTTTCAACCTTCCCGCCGGCGATTGGGCAGCCGGGGAGCGGGGCATTGCCGCCGACCCCGGGCGCAAGGAAGAGTTCCGCGCCGGCGTCAGGCAGGCAGTCGAGTGGGCCGACCAACTCAATGTCCCGCGTTTGAACTGCCTGGCAGGCAAAATGAACCAGGCTTTTTCCCGGGAAGAGCACTGGCAGACGCTGATAGAAAACGTCCGCTATGCAGCGCAGGCCCTGGCCGGAAACGATTTAAAGCTGATGATAGAACCCATCAATCATTATGACGTTCCAGGCTTTTTCCTTAATACCACGCGCCAGGCCCTGCAACTGATCAATGAAGTAAACATGCCCAATGTCTACCTGCAATATGACCTTTACCATGCTCAGAAGGAAGAAGGTAATTTAACGGTTACCTTGCGCGAAAACATTCAAAGGGTAGGACACATCCAGATAGCCGACAATCCCGGCAGGCATCAACCCGGTACCGGCGAAATAAATTATCCATTCTTGCTGCGAGAAATTGATAACCTGGGGTATGAAGGCTACGTATCCCTGGAATATATTCCCGAGCCGGATACTCTAAATTCTTTAGGCTGGATCACAGCTTATGGGTACAACTTGGAGTAAATTTTTGAAAAAAGGGGTAGAGAGTAATGAGCAAAATCGGGTTTATTGGTCTCGGTATAATGGGCAAGCCCATGAGCAAAAACCTCATCAGGGCAGGCTACCAGCTGGTTGTTTATGACATCGTTGAAGAGGCCGTCGCCGAGGTAGTTGCAGCCGGGGCGGAACCCGCCGGTTCTCCCCGGG from the Moorella sp. E308F genome contains:
- the ilvB gene encoding biosynthetic-type acetolactate synthase large subunit; its protein translation is MLVAEVLIKILESEGVEAAFGIPGASITPVYKYLARSEKIRHYTARHEEGAAHAADGYTRASGKIACCIVTSGPGATNLVTGLYNAQIDSIPMVAITGQNTRSQLGKEAFQCVDIVSTVRPYVKGAWCITEPARAPGIIREAFRVARSGRPGPVLIDLPLDVQTTDIPYDPELDAPLPWDKPKPHPRQIEKAVEMILASKSPIILAGGGVIIAGATRELLELAEYLSLPVVTTYMGKGSMPPDHPLYCGQVGIQCNTPFGNKAFLESDLVLGIGCRFNDRHTGNVDIYTRGRKFIHIDIEPTQIGRIVSTDLGIVADARLALAALLEVAKAKTRKRIPRGWVAGIPELRAQTERRLQFDNVPIKPQRVFHEINELLGEDTIFTVGCGVVQIWSGQFQKIWRPRYYLPSGGAGTLGYEIPAAVGAKIANPDARVCAIVGDGGFTFQGEALAMACQYGVPIIVVIVNNGYLGLIRQNQAQNYGYEYAVDLWYGDGKIDFVRVAEGYGARGERVTRPEEIKPALERAMHADIPYVLDIIVERTTLCSMGTSIDAIQEYE
- the hyi gene encoding hydroxypyruvate isomerase — translated: MPKFAANLTMLFTELPFLERFNAARKAGFRAVEFLFPYEYAINDIKSLLIENNLQAVLFNLPAGDWAAGERGIAADPGRKEEFRAGVRQAVEWADQLNVPRLNCLAGKMNQAFSREEHWQTLIENVRYAAQALAGNDLKLMIEPINHYDVPGFFLNTTRQALQLINEVNMPNVYLQYDLYHAQKEEGNLTVTLRENIQRVGHIQIADNPGRHQPGTGEINYPFLLREIDNLGYEGYVSLEYIPEPDTLNSLGWITAYGYNLE